From a region of the Campylobacter showae genome:
- a CDS encoding PQQ-binding-like beta-propeller repeat protein has translation MRKFQAILAAALCVTVLGGCSTKRQYFEPTDVQNEKISENRLPASIATASINGAVLKNGMAITKNGLLAPETKLTKGATLLNYGDDKIISSDLDGNLIVANSSNEILFQRSFNEAIVSAALEDNKLALLSAGNVIYLIDIATNDTLLEFESSNVYAQDSRVAAPLFMSSLVIFPTLDGKIMIADKNQGRILRDVVVSSEQFFNNIISLNVVNDTMIAATGKRIVSINPEKTVYYNGEIKDIVINGEYIYILLKDGKIVLSDLNLKQIKDAYFKFAIFSSATVYNGSLYIMEKTGYLIKTDLALDNAKIYELSDEVESQIFAGAKEFYYDDYSLELK, from the coding sequence ATGAGAAAATTTCAAGCTATTTTAGCGGCTGCACTCTGCGTCACGGTACTCGGCGGATGCAGTACAAAAAGGCAGTATTTCGAGCCGACCGACGTGCAAAATGAAAAAATTTCAGAAAACAGGCTACCGGCTAGCATCGCAACGGCGAGCATAAACGGAGCGGTACTAAAAAACGGTATGGCGATAACTAAAAACGGTTTACTAGCGCCTGAAACAAAGCTGACAAAAGGTGCTACTTTGTTAAATTACGGCGACGATAAAATTATAAGCTCTGATTTGGACGGAAATTTGATCGTTGCAAACAGCTCAAACGAAATTTTATTTCAAAGAAGCTTCAATGAAGCAATCGTTTCAGCCGCTCTAGAAGATAATAAACTAGCCCTTTTAAGCGCGGGCAATGTCATATATCTCATCGACATTGCAACAAACGATACTTTGCTAGAGTTTGAAAGCTCAAACGTCTATGCCCAGGACTCTCGCGTCGCTGCGCCGTTATTTATGAGCTCGCTCGTTATATTTCCTACGCTTGACGGAAAGATCATGATCGCGGATAAAAACCAAGGCCGAATTTTACGTGACGTGGTTGTGAGTAGTGAGCAGTTTTTTAACAACATCATCTCGCTCAACGTCGTAAACGACACGATGATAGCTGCCACCGGCAAACGTATCGTCTCGATAAATCCCGAAAAAACGGTTTATTATAACGGCGAGATCAAAGACATCGTCATAAACGGCGAATATATATATATCTTGCTAAAAGACGGCAAAATCGTACTTAGCGACCTAAATTTGAAACAAATCAAAGACGCATATTTTAAATTCGCCATCTTTTCAAGCGCCACCGTCTATAACGGCTCGCTTTATATAATGGAAAAAACGGGCTATCTCATCAAGACTGATCTAGCGCTCGACAACGCCAAAATTTACGAGCTTTCAGACGAGGTCGAGAGCCAAATTTTCGCCGGCGCGAAAGAATTTTACTACGACGATTACAGTTTAGAGCTTAAATGA
- a CDS encoding type III pantothenate kinase, with protein MTLCDVGNTNATFFENGKITKIRIENFKYFRSDEKIYFISVNDEVTKRLQNSPRFVNLEPYFELDTIYKGLGIDRAASCYAVKNGLIVDAGSAVTIDVMMDSMHLGGAIVPGISHILKACEAISPRLKISLNSQIDLDALPQKTTDAVSYGVIKPILLLIENMANGSKIYFTGGDGEFLSRFFTTSIYDRMLVFRGMQKLIEQKKDILC; from the coding sequence ATGACTCTATGTGACGTAGGCAATACTAACGCCACCTTTTTTGAAAACGGTAAAATCACCAAAATCAGGATTGAAAATTTTAAATATTTTAGAAGCGATGAGAAGATTTATTTTATCAGCGTAAACGACGAAGTAACCAAAAGGTTGCAAAATTCGCCCAGATTCGTAAATTTGGAGCCCTATTTTGAACTAGATACTATCTATAAAGGCCTTGGTATCGACCGTGCGGCTAGCTGTTATGCCGTAAAAAACGGTCTTATTGTCGATGCAGGTAGCGCCGTAACCATAGACGTTATGATGGACTCTATGCACCTTGGCGGCGCGATAGTGCCTGGCATTTCGCACATCCTAAAAGCTTGCGAAGCAATTTCGCCTAGGCTAAAAATCTCGCTAAATTCGCAGATCGACCTCGACGCGCTCCCGCAAAAAACAACCGACGCGGTAAGCTACGGAGTCATAAAGCCAATCCTGCTTCTAATCGAAAATATGGCAAACGGCTCGAAAATCTACTTCACGGGCGGCGACGGCGAGTTTTTATCGCGCTTTTTTACCACGAGTATCTACGACCGCATGCTCGTATTTCGCGGGATGCAAAAACTAATCGAACAAAAAAAGGACATTTTATGCTAA
- the hisG gene encoding ATP phosphoribosyltransferase produces MLTVALPKGRIADETLAIFRKIFQSSFEFEDRKLLMSEGDFKFLMVRNQDIPTYVVNGAADIGVVGLDVLEEHRPDVVRLLDLKIGKCRVCVGIKDGEELNLNAPELKIATKMPHISRNYFAAKATALKIIKLYGSIELAPLVGLADAIVDVVETGTTMKQNGLRVAETIMHSSAHLIANKNSFIIKKDEILSLYEKIKAQI; encoded by the coding sequence ATGCTAACGGTTGCTTTGCCAAAAGGCCGCATCGCCGACGAAACTCTTGCTATTTTTAGGAAAATTTTTCAAAGCTCGTTTGAGTTTGAGGACAGAAAACTGCTGATGAGCGAGGGCGATTTTAAATTTCTAATGGTTCGCAACCAAGACATCCCGACCTACGTCGTAAACGGCGCTGCAGATATCGGCGTGGTGGGCCTTGACGTACTTGAAGAGCACCGTCCAGACGTCGTGCGCCTACTTGATCTAAAGATCGGTAAATGCCGCGTTTGTGTGGGTATCAAGGATGGCGAGGAGCTAAATTTAAACGCTCCAGAGCTAAAGATCGCCACTAAAATGCCGCACATTTCGCGCAACTATTTTGCCGCAAAAGCCACCGCGCTAAAGATCATCAAGCTCTACGGCTCGATCGAGCTAGCGCCGCTGGTTGGACTAGCCGACGCTATCGTGGATGTCGTGGAAACGGGCACTACGATGAAGCAAAACGGACTCAGAGTCGCCGAGACCATCATGCACAGCTCCGCTCACCTAATCGCAAATAAAAATAGCTTTATCATCAAAAAAGACGAAATTTTATCGCTTTACGAAAAAATCAAAGCGCAAATTTAA